The following coding sequences are from one Lipingzhangella halophila window:
- a CDS encoding M20 family metallopeptidase: protein MQGRDLREQLTTFLARQERELVAFRRDLHTHPELAFAEHRTTQRVAERLRAAGLSPEVLPQGTGLTCEIGSGEGPVVALRGDIDALPITDEKDVEYRSAVPGAAHACGHDVHTTVLLAAGMFLAQQARGGALPGRVRLIFQPAEEMPGGAREVIKTGAVDDVKRIFALHCDPRLEAGQVGLRAGAITAACDQLLVRLSGPGGHTARPHLSADLVYALGKVVTELPAALSRRVDPRAGFSLVWGRVSAGSAPNVIPDDAVAEGTVRCLDDEAWHTAPDLVKELVDSVVAAYGATAEVDYRRGVPPTVNEAESVRILRDACARTLGHEAVASTAQSLGGEDFAWYLEHVPGALARLGTHPPASDGPMLDLHRGTFDVDERAIGIGTQLMVGIALTALHEKGGPLDDDSWANDAALA, encoded by the coding sequence ATGCAGGGGCGTGACCTGCGGGAACAATTGACAACCTTTCTGGCTCGGCAGGAGCGCGAGCTGGTCGCGTTTCGGCGCGACCTGCACACGCACCCGGAACTCGCCTTCGCCGAGCACAGGACGACGCAGCGGGTGGCCGAACGGCTGCGCGCCGCCGGGTTGTCGCCCGAGGTACTTCCCCAGGGGACCGGCTTGACCTGCGAGATCGGTTCCGGCGAGGGCCCCGTGGTGGCGCTTCGAGGCGACATCGACGCCCTGCCCATCACCGACGAGAAGGATGTCGAGTACCGGTCGGCGGTGCCGGGAGCGGCGCATGCCTGCGGGCACGACGTGCACACGACGGTGCTGCTCGCGGCCGGCATGTTCCTCGCCCAGCAGGCGCGCGGGGGAGCGCTGCCGGGACGGGTGCGGCTCATCTTCCAGCCCGCCGAGGAGATGCCGGGCGGCGCCCGCGAAGTCATCAAGACGGGCGCGGTCGACGACGTCAAGCGCATCTTCGCGCTGCACTGCGACCCGCGGCTGGAGGCCGGCCAGGTAGGGCTGCGCGCCGGCGCCATCACCGCCGCCTGCGACCAGCTCCTGGTCCGGCTGTCGGGGCCGGGAGGGCACACGGCCCGGCCGCATTTGTCGGCCGACCTCGTCTACGCCCTCGGCAAGGTCGTCACCGAGCTTCCCGCCGCGTTGTCCCGGCGGGTCGACCCGCGCGCCGGCTTCAGCCTCGTGTGGGGCAGGGTCAGCGCGGGTTCGGCGCCCAACGTGATTCCCGATGACGCCGTCGCCGAGGGCACTGTGCGCTGCCTGGACGACGAGGCGTGGCACACCGCCCCCGATCTGGTCAAGGAACTGGTGGACTCGGTCGTGGCGGCCTATGGGGCCACGGCAGAGGTCGACTACCGGCGCGGGGTGCCACCCACGGTCAACGAGGCGGAGAGCGTGCGTATCCTGCGGGACGCCTGCGCGCGGACCCTGGGCCACGAGGCGGTGGCCAGCACGGCGCAGAGCCTTGGGGGAGAGGACTTCGCCTGGTACCTGGAGCACGTTCCGGGCGCGCTGGCCCGGCTGGGCACGCACCCGCCGGCATCCGACGGACCCATGCTCGACCTGCACCGGGGCACGTTCGACGTCGACGAGCGTGCCATCGGCATCGGGACGCAGCTCATGGTGGGCATCGCGCTCACGGCGCTGCACGAGAAAGGTGGCCCGCTCGACGACGATTCGTGGGCGAACGACGCCGCGCTGGCCTGA
- a CDS encoding glutamate--cysteine ligase codes for MAIEFNASERATIGVEWELQLVDVHTRHLRQEAQQVLGALPDLSAASDSPPLRHELMQSTVEVVTGICETVEEVTTDLAGTVARLQEALDPRQLAPICAGTHPLDDWRDQAFAPGQRYGELIDQMQWLVRRILTFGVHVHVGVRSREKAVPIVNALAKYLPHFLALTASSPFWSGHDTGLVSSRSIIFGALPTAGPPPRLRDWPTFEEYMATLIRAGTISSIKEVWWDIRPHPDFGTIEIRMFDGIPTLREVGMAAALSQSIVRLFDQQIDRGYGLPSPPTWVVNDNKWRATRYGLDARVITDENGSTAPLRDDVYELLRELEPVAHRLGCAEDLDVAWEVLDKGASYERQRAIIDQGGTLNDVVDALAVEFRTGGIASRAVDPTAGWTGT; via the coding sequence GTGGCCATCGAATTCAACGCGTCCGAACGCGCCACCATCGGGGTGGAGTGGGAGTTGCAACTTGTCGACGTGCACACCCGGCACCTGCGTCAGGAGGCGCAGCAGGTCCTCGGTGCGCTGCCGGATCTGAGCGCGGCCTCGGACAGCCCACCGCTGCGCCACGAGCTCATGCAGAGCACGGTCGAGGTCGTCACCGGTATCTGCGAGACGGTCGAGGAGGTCACCACCGATCTCGCCGGGACCGTCGCCCGCCTGCAAGAGGCCCTTGACCCCCGGCAGCTCGCCCCGATCTGCGCGGGCACGCATCCGCTGGACGACTGGCGTGACCAGGCATTCGCCCCCGGGCAGCGGTACGGCGAGCTCATCGACCAGATGCAGTGGCTCGTCCGGCGCATTCTCACGTTCGGGGTGCACGTGCACGTGGGCGTCCGATCGCGGGAAAAGGCGGTGCCGATCGTCAACGCCCTGGCGAAGTATCTCCCGCATTTCCTCGCGCTGACGGCGTCGAGCCCATTCTGGAGCGGCCACGACACCGGATTGGTGTCCAGCCGGTCGATCATATTCGGGGCCCTGCCCACCGCCGGGCCGCCGCCGAGGCTCCGTGACTGGCCCACCTTCGAGGAATACATGGCGACGCTCATCCGGGCCGGAACGATCAGTAGTATTAAGGAAGTCTGGTGGGACATCCGCCCACACCCGGATTTCGGCACCATCGAGATCCGGATGTTCGACGGAATCCCGACCCTGCGCGAGGTCGGAATGGCCGCCGCACTCTCACAGAGTATCGTCCGGCTCTTCGACCAGCAGATCGATCGCGGCTATGGGCTACCAAGCCCGCCCACCTGGGTCGTCAACGACAACAAGTGGCGCGCGACCCGCTACGGGCTGGATGCCCGCGTGATCACTGACGAGAACGGGAGCACCGCTCCGCTGCGCGACGACGTGTACGAGCTTCTCCGCGAGCTGGAGCCGGTGGCACACCGGCTCGGCTGTGCGGAGGATCTGGACGTCGCATGGGAGGTCCTGGACAAGGGGGCCTCCTACGAGCGGCAACGGGCGATCATCGATCAGGGTGGCACGCTCAACGACGTCGTGGATGCCCTGGCGGTCGAGTTCCGCACCGGGGGAATCGCCTCCCGGGCGGTGGACCCCACGGCGGGCTGGACCGGGACGTAA
- a CDS encoding YihY/virulence factor BrkB family protein, protein MPSITRQARDRARHYRNVAMESFWAARRHRPAFDHLVRAYERFSDQRGNQLAASVTYYAFLSFFPLLALAFAVAGYLAAFHVEARHFMEQAISEVLPGLSQELPIETIADARTGAGILGVLGLLYAGLGAVSALREALHVIWLNSVSDGPNFVLAKVIDTIVMVVLGTALLASVVLTSVLQTGTRWLLGWMGLDEVAVLVVATRTVGLAVAIAVSTLIFLVLFSKLSGTRRPWRLLWRGALLAAVGFEILKALGALLLAGTLGNPVYASFAVLVGLLVWMNIVLRMVFFAAAWTATRLPVAPPYPGAVPMAVPAGGGAAEPHGLAARESSRPRPGSRGARVRGVLWRTAVLTGGAAALAGAVWWLRQRFGGGRRRNPAGQGPYITYRSRRGPAA, encoded by the coding sequence ATGCCCTCGATAACACGACAGGCCAGGGATCGGGCACGGCACTACCGCAACGTCGCCATGGAGAGCTTCTGGGCGGCCCGCCGGCACCGTCCGGCCTTCGACCACCTGGTGCGCGCCTATGAACGCTTCTCGGACCAGCGAGGCAACCAGCTCGCGGCCTCGGTCACCTACTACGCGTTCCTGTCGTTCTTCCCGCTGCTCGCTCTCGCGTTCGCCGTCGCGGGCTACCTCGCCGCGTTCCATGTGGAGGCGCGCCATTTCATGGAGCAGGCCATCAGCGAGGTGCTGCCGGGGCTCTCCCAGGAGCTGCCCATCGAAACGATCGCCGATGCGCGGACCGGGGCGGGGATCCTGGGTGTTCTCGGCCTGCTCTACGCCGGGCTCGGCGCCGTGTCCGCGCTGCGCGAGGCACTGCACGTCATCTGGTTGAACAGCGTCTCGGACGGCCCCAACTTCGTCCTGGCCAAGGTGATCGACACCATCGTCATGGTGGTGCTCGGTACCGCCCTGCTGGCATCGGTGGTCCTGACCAGCGTGCTGCAGACGGGTACCCGGTGGCTGCTCGGCTGGATGGGGCTGGATGAGGTCGCCGTGCTGGTCGTGGCGACCAGGACGGTCGGGCTGGCTGTCGCGATCGCGGTGAGCACGCTCATCTTCCTGGTGCTGTTCTCCAAGCTGTCGGGGACCCGGCGGCCGTGGCGGCTGCTGTGGCGCGGGGCGCTGCTGGCCGCCGTGGGATTCGAGATCCTCAAGGCGCTGGGTGCGCTCCTGCTCGCCGGAACGCTCGGCAACCCGGTGTACGCGTCGTTCGCGGTTCTGGTCGGCCTGCTGGTGTGGATGAACATCGTGCTGCGGATGGTGTTCTTCGCGGCGGCGTGGACCGCCACGAGACTCCCGGTGGCACCGCCGTACCCGGGCGCGGTACCGATGGCCGTACCGGCGGGCGGCGGCGCCGCCGAACCGCACGGGCTCGCCGCCCGCGAGAGCTCGCGACCGCGTCCCGGCAGCCGGGGTGCGCGGGTACGCGGGGTGCTGTGGCGTACGGCGGTGCTCACTGGCGGTGCCGCGGCACTGGCGGGCGCGGTGTGGTGGCTGCGCCAGCGCTTTGGGGGTGGCCGCCGCCGCAACCCAGCAGGGCAGGGCCCGTACATTACGTATCGGTCACGCCGCGGTCCGGCTGCGTGA
- the galK gene encoding galactokinase, which produces MSALQSMLDWLRGGRGTRGGAPDEWPISADVRTEELSSAFTEAFGEPPSGVWRAPGRVNLMGEHTDYNDGLVLPIALPWGVSLALAPNTSGSVELRSAQRPGEAVRFSPADLHPDSSDATGWAGYVAGVFWAARESGHLDPGVGARILLDSDLPVGASLSSSAAVECAALLALVDTFGLDELGRDRAAMARTARRAENEFVGAPTGIMDQSASLRCTEGRALFLDCRTGGARTLPLPLGDAGLRLLLVDTRVRHRLSDAGSGYAARRAECERAARQLGVDALRDVEDLTDALGALPDPVLSRRVKHVVTEINRVNATVGLIRAGALPEIGPVFNASHLSLRDQFEVSCPELDVAVEAAVGAGARGARMTGGGFGGTAVALVAEDRLADVRNAVSAAFARRRWREPEFRDALPSAGAGRLA; this is translated from the coding sequence ATGAGTGCCCTCCAGTCGATGCTCGATTGGCTGCGCGGCGGCCGGGGAACCCGCGGCGGCGCCCCTGACGAGTGGCCGATCTCCGCGGACGTCCGCACCGAGGAGCTCAGCAGCGCGTTCACCGAAGCGTTCGGGGAGCCCCCGTCCGGCGTGTGGCGGGCGCCGGGACGGGTCAACCTCATGGGGGAGCACACCGACTACAACGACGGCCTGGTACTGCCTATTGCGCTGCCATGGGGGGTGTCCCTGGCGCTCGCCCCGAACACGTCCGGATCGGTGGAGCTCCGCAGCGCGCAGCGCCCCGGCGAGGCCGTGCGGTTCAGCCCAGCGGACCTTCACCCGGACAGCTCCGATGCCACGGGCTGGGCCGGTTACGTCGCCGGCGTCTTCTGGGCAGCGCGGGAGAGCGGCCACCTCGACCCCGGAGTGGGAGCGCGGATCCTGCTCGACTCCGACCTGCCCGTCGGCGCCTCGCTGTCGTCATCGGCCGCCGTGGAATGCGCCGCGCTGCTCGCCCTGGTCGACACGTTCGGCCTGGACGAACTGGGCCGGGACCGGGCCGCGATGGCACGCACCGCCAGGCGCGCGGAGAACGAGTTCGTCGGCGCGCCCACCGGGATCATGGACCAGAGCGCCTCGCTACGCTGTACGGAAGGCCGCGCGCTGTTCCTGGACTGCCGGACCGGCGGCGCCCGCACCCTGCCGCTGCCGCTCGGCGACGCCGGGCTGCGGCTCCTGCTGGTCGACACCCGGGTGCGGCACCGGCTCAGCGACGCGGGGAGCGGCTACGCGGCCCGGCGCGCGGAGTGCGAGCGTGCCGCGCGCCAGCTCGGCGTCGACGCGCTGCGCGACGTCGAGGACCTCACCGATGCGCTCGGCGCGCTCCCCGACCCGGTCCTGAGCCGCCGGGTCAAGCACGTGGTGACCGAGATCAACCGGGTGAACGCCACTGTCGGCCTCATCCGGGCCGGGGCGCTGCCGGAGATCGGGCCGGTGTTCAACGCCTCGCATCTCTCGCTGCGCGACCAGTTCGAGGTGTCCTGCCCGGAGTTGGACGTCGCCGTCGAGGCGGCGGTCGGCGCCGGCGCACGCGGCGCGCGGATGACCGGGGGCGGGTTCGGCGGCACCGCGGTCGCCCTGGTCGCCGAGGACCGGTTGGCGGACGTCCGCAACGCCGTGTCCGCGGCGTTCGCCAGGCGCCGGTGGCGCGAACCGGAGTTCCGGGACGCTCTGCCCAGCGCGGGAGCCGGGCGGCTGGCCTGA
- a CDS encoding LCP family protein, protein MVDESNRGSGGPAGDQDRTGVFRRGSGNPDEIERLYRPRSEGRSASGGAGATRRMPPAREDRPGGSSGGGRVYDGSGRQRRDRERRRRRRRTVLVVLLILLLVIPGSFYLWADSQLERVDALGYEGRPEEQPGTTYLIVGTDGREGLSEEERQALGTGDAEGKRTDTIMVLYVPDDGGQSTIISVPRDSLVDVPEVGETKINAAFAEALGGGPSRLAKTFEDASGVHIDHYVEIGMGGFVQIVDSVGGVEMCPEEAIEDPKANLDIEAGCQEMDGATALGYVRTRATPNADLDRVKRQREFFSTLISKVTSASTLANPFRSVPLVNEGTKTFLVNEDDHLRHLASMGLAMRDDPATTSVPVGSTPTLDTVGSVVIWDETRSEEMFQAMQEGAEIPESAMETNF, encoded by the coding sequence ATGGTTGACGAAAGTAATCGCGGTTCCGGCGGGCCTGCGGGCGACCAGGACCGAACTGGGGTCTTCCGCCGGGGCAGCGGGAATCCCGACGAGATCGAGCGCCTTTACCGGCCGCGGTCCGAGGGCCGGTCGGCCAGCGGTGGCGCCGGCGCTACCCGGCGCATGCCGCCCGCGCGCGAGGACCGGCCTGGAGGGTCGTCCGGAGGCGGGCGCGTCTACGACGGGTCGGGCCGGCAGCGCCGCGACCGCGAACGGCGGCGCAGGCGCCGGCGCACCGTCCTGGTCGTCCTGCTGATCCTGCTGCTCGTCATCCCCGGCTCGTTCTACCTCTGGGCCGACTCCCAGTTGGAGCGGGTCGACGCGCTCGGCTACGAGGGCCGCCCCGAGGAGCAGCCCGGGACGACCTACCTGATCGTCGGGACCGACGGCCGCGAAGGGCTCAGTGAAGAGGAGCGGCAGGCCCTGGGCACCGGCGACGCCGAAGGCAAACGGACCGACACGATCATGGTGCTCTACGTTCCCGACGACGGCGGGCAGTCCACCATCATCAGCGTGCCGCGCGACTCCCTGGTCGACGTCCCCGAAGTCGGCGAGACCAAGATCAACGCCGCGTTCGCCGAGGCGCTCGGCGGCGGGCCGTCCCGGCTGGCGAAGACGTTCGAGGACGCCAGCGGGGTGCACATCGACCACTACGTCGAGATCGGTATGGGCGGCTTCGTGCAGATCGTCGACTCGGTCGGCGGCGTGGAGATGTGCCCGGAGGAGGCGATCGAGGACCCGAAGGCCAACCTGGACATCGAGGCCGGCTGCCAGGAGATGGACGGTGCCACCGCGCTCGGCTACGTGCGGACGCGCGCGACCCCCAACGCGGACCTCGACCGGGTCAAGCGCCAGCGCGAGTTCTTCAGCACGCTGATCAGCAAGGTCACCTCGGCCAGCACACTGGCGAACCCGTTCCGCTCGGTCCCGCTGGTCAACGAGGGCACGAAGACGTTCCTGGTGAACGAGGACGACCACCTGCGCCATCTCGCCTCGATGGGACTGGCCATGCGCGACGACCCCGCCACCACGTCCGTCCCGGTCGGCTCCACACCGACCCTCGACACCGTGGGCTCGGTCGTCATATGGGACGAGACGAGATCCGAGGAGATGTTCCAGGCCATGCAGGAGGGTGCGGAGATCCCCGAGTCGGCGATGGAGACGAACTTCTGA
- a CDS encoding NADP-dependent isocitrate dehydrogenase produces the protein MAKIKVENPVVELDGDEMTRIIWSFIKDRLILPYLDIDLKYYDLSVEERDRTDDQVTVDAANAIKQHSVGVKCATITPDEARVEEFGLKKMWRSPNGTIRNILGGVVFREPIICENVPRLVPSWTKPIIIGRHAHADQYRASDFKVPGAGTVTITYTPEDGGEPVEMQVANFPESGGVAMGMYNYRSSIEDFARASLNYGLDRGLPVYMSTKNTILKAYDGMFKDVFEEIFENEFKERFEAAGISYEHRLIDDMVAAALKWEGGYVWACKNYDGDVQSDTVAQGFGSLGLMTSVLRTADGRTVEAEAAHGTVTRHYRQHQQGKPTSTNPIASIFAWTRGLEHRGKLDNTPAVTEFANTLEDVVIQSVESGQMTKDLALLIGGDQDWLTTEQFLAVLDENLQKRLA, from the coding sequence ATGGCCAAGATCAAGGTCGAGAATCCCGTAGTAGAGCTTGACGGCGACGAGATGACCCGGATCATCTGGTCCTTCATCAAGGACCGGCTGATCCTTCCGTACCTGGACATCGACCTGAAGTACTACGACCTCAGCGTCGAGGAGCGCGACCGCACCGACGACCAGGTGACGGTGGACGCCGCGAACGCCATCAAGCAGCACAGCGTGGGCGTCAAGTGCGCCACGATCACGCCCGACGAGGCCCGTGTCGAGGAGTTCGGCCTGAAGAAGATGTGGCGGTCGCCGAACGGCACGATCCGCAACATCCTTGGTGGCGTGGTCTTCCGCGAGCCGATCATCTGCGAGAACGTGCCGCGGCTGGTCCCGAGCTGGACCAAGCCGATCATCATCGGTCGGCACGCGCACGCCGACCAGTACCGCGCCAGCGACTTCAAGGTCCCCGGTGCCGGAACGGTGACCATCACCTACACGCCCGAGGATGGCGGGGAGCCTGTCGAGATGCAGGTCGCCAACTTCCCTGAGAGCGGCGGTGTCGCCATGGGGATGTACAACTACCGCTCCTCCATCGAGGACTTCGCGCGCGCCAGCCTCAACTACGGCCTGGACCGCGGCCTGCCGGTGTACATGTCCACCAAGAACACGATCCTCAAGGCCTACGACGGCATGTTCAAGGACGTGTTCGAGGAGATCTTCGAGAACGAGTTCAAGGAGCGGTTCGAGGCCGCCGGCATCAGCTACGAGCACCGGCTGATCGACGACATGGTCGCCGCCGCGCTCAAGTGGGAGGGCGGCTATGTCTGGGCCTGCAAGAACTACGACGGTGACGTCCAGTCCGACACCGTGGCGCAGGGCTTCGGCTCGCTGGGCCTGATGACTTCGGTGCTGCGTACCGCCGATGGCCGCACGGTCGAGGCCGAGGCCGCGCACGGGACCGTGACCCGGCACTACCGCCAGCACCAGCAGGGCAAGCCCACCTCCACGAACCCGATCGCGTCCATCTTCGCGTGGACCCGGGGGCTGGAGCACCGCGGCAAGCTCGACAACACCCCCGCTGTGACCGAGTTCGCGAACACGCTTGAAGACGTCGTTATCCAGAGTGTCGAGTCCGGACAGATGACCAAGGATCTCGCGCTGCTGATCGGTGGGGACCAGGACTGGCTGACCACCGAGCAGTTCCTCGCCGTTCTGGACGAGAACCTGCAGAAGCGCCTGGCCTGA
- a CDS encoding DUF3017 domain-containing protein — protein sequence MSQNAVEEAVAPQSHSPEEEPDGEAGHGPDQPAAAPGWLSQVPYFLVLATMAAGIVIVAAAYFKRGPALIAGALLLGAVFRAFLPPEKIGMLAVRTRWVDVVTLSTLAVLLIVLAWVAPQLTE from the coding sequence GTGAGCCAGAACGCGGTGGAGGAAGCGGTAGCACCCCAGTCACACTCACCCGAAGAGGAACCCGACGGGGAGGCCGGGCACGGTCCGGACCAGCCCGCTGCGGCTCCGGGGTGGCTGTCCCAGGTCCCTTACTTTCTCGTGCTCGCCACCATGGCGGCCGGGATCGTCATCGTCGCGGCCGCGTACTTCAAGCGGGGCCCCGCGCTGATCGCTGGTGCCCTGCTCCTGGGTGCCGTGTTCCGCGCGTTCCTGCCTCCGGAGAAGATCGGCATGCTCGCGGTCCGGACCCGGTGGGTGGATGTCGTCACGCTGAGCACGCTCGCCGTACTGCTGATCGTGTTGGCATGGGTGGCCCCGCAACTGACCGAGTAG
- a CDS encoding FHA domain-containing protein: MDGPFLRVEESGDVMPLHAEVTTVGRGRGADIQLGDSSVSQLHAELVRRGPYVYVVDLGLSRNGTRVNGRPIARRVLDEGDVVSFGSARCKIGGLPREEINPDVELRKGAAPELTRRELDVLTSLCRPALSDEAFVSPATARDIAEDLVVTEAAVKQHLLRLYQKFRIPEGPNRRTRLANEVVALGLVRPMPIPGREYQAS, translated from the coding sequence GTGGACGGGCCCTTTCTCCGGGTCGAGGAGAGCGGGGACGTAATGCCGCTGCACGCCGAGGTCACCACGGTCGGACGCGGACGAGGCGCCGACATCCAACTCGGCGATTCGAGCGTTTCGCAGCTCCACGCCGAGCTGGTACGCCGCGGACCCTACGTCTATGTCGTCGATCTCGGCCTCTCACGCAACGGCACCCGCGTCAACGGCCGCCCTATTGCCCGCCGGGTCCTCGACGAGGGCGACGTCGTCAGCTTCGGCAGCGCCCGATGCAAGATCGGCGGCCTGCCCCGCGAGGAAATCAACCCCGACGTCGAACTGCGCAAGGGGGCCGCTCCAGAGCTGACCCGCCGCGAGCTCGACGTCCTCACGTCACTGTGCCGCCCCGCGCTCTCCGACGAGGCGTTCGTCTCGCCCGCGACCGCGCGCGACATCGCCGAGGACCTGGTCGTCACCGAAGCCGCCGTCAAGCAGCACCTACTCCGCCTCTACCAGAAGTTCCGGATCCCCGAAGGCCCGAACCGCCGCACCCGCCTGGCCAACGAGGTAGTGGCCCTGGGCCTGGTACGCCCCATGCCGATCCCCGGCCGCGAGTACCAGGCGAGCTGA
- a CDS encoding bifunctional methylenetetrahydrofolate dehydrogenase/methenyltetrahydrofolate cyclohydrolase, which translates to MSAQILDGKSTAAAIRAELNDRVAALRAKGAVPGLGTVLVGDDPGSNTYVAGKHRDCAEIGIESIRRDLPATASQADVENAITELNEDPNCTGYIVQLPLPKGLDENRALGLIDPDKDADGLQPANLGRLVLMQEAPLPCTPRGIVELLSRYDIPLKGAEVVVVGRGVTVGRPLGLLLTRRSENATVTLCHTGTRDLAAHTRNADIVVAGAGVPGLVTKEMVKPGATVLDVGVSRTDEGIAGDVALDVREVAGYVSPNPGGVGPMTRAMLMVNVVEAAERLAGL; encoded by the coding sequence GTGAGCGCACAGATTCTCGATGGCAAGAGCACCGCAGCGGCTATCCGGGCGGAGCTCAACGATCGCGTGGCCGCGCTGCGGGCCAAGGGCGCAGTGCCCGGCCTGGGTACGGTCCTGGTCGGAGACGACCCCGGCAGCAATACCTACGTCGCCGGCAAGCACCGCGACTGCGCGGAGATCGGGATCGAGAGCATCCGCCGGGACCTGCCCGCCACGGCCAGCCAGGCCGACGTCGAGAACGCCATCACCGAGCTGAACGAGGACCCCAACTGCACGGGCTACATCGTCCAGCTCCCGCTGCCCAAGGGGCTGGACGAGAACCGGGCGCTGGGGCTCATCGATCCGGACAAGGACGCCGACGGCCTGCAGCCGGCGAACCTCGGCCGGCTGGTGCTCATGCAGGAGGCCCCGCTGCCGTGTACCCCGCGCGGCATCGTTGAGCTGCTCTCCCGCTACGACATTCCGCTCAAGGGCGCCGAGGTGGTCGTCGTGGGCCGGGGAGTGACGGTCGGCCGCCCGCTGGGGCTGCTGCTGACCCGGCGAAGCGAGAACGCCACCGTCACGTTGTGCCACACGGGCACTCGCGACCTCGCCGCGCACACCCGCAATGCCGACATCGTCGTGGCGGGCGCCGGGGTTCCGGGGCTGGTCACCAAGGAGATGGTGAAGCCGGGCGCGACCGTGCTCGACGTTGGTGTGTCGCGCACCGACGAGGGAATCGCCGGCGATGTGGCGCTGGACGTGCGCGAGGTCGCCGGCTACGTGTCCCCGAACCCCGGGGGCGTCGGGCCGATGACCAGGGCCATGCTGATGGTCAATGTCGTGGAGGCCGCCGAGCGGCTGGCCGGCCTGTGA
- the purH gene encoding bifunctional phosphoribosylaminoimidazolecarboxamide formyltransferase/IMP cyclohydrolase: MSQQAIRRALISVYDKTGLEELGYGLAEAGVEIVSTGSTAARLREVDVPVTPVEDVTGFPECLDGRVKTLHPNVHAGLLADRTRAEHRTALDDLGIAPFDLVVVNLYPFQETVASGASPEECVEKIDIGGPAMVRASAKNHTSVAVVTDPAGYDSVLEAVRAGGFTLEQRKQLAALAFAHTAGYDAAVSTWFATRYAPDDVAVRTGWPAFYATAYERAATLRYGENPHQDAALYRADDPSGPGLAGAEQLHGKEMSYNNYVDSDAALRSAYDFSEPCVAIIKHANPCGIAVADDIAEAHRKAHACDPVSAFGGVIATNRPVSVAMAEQVAEIFTEVLAAPDFDPGAVEVLTRKKNIRLLVVGPPDRRAKPEFHGISGGSLLQAADTIDAPGDAPDAWELRAGPAADAATLADLAFAWRAVRAVKSNAILLSVDRATVGVGMGQVNRVDSARLAVTRAGDRVQGAVAASDAFFPFPDGLEVLTEAGVRAVVQPGGSVRDDEVIAAAERAGVTMYLTGTRHFFH; encoded by the coding sequence GTGAGCCAGCAGGCCATTCGGCGTGCGTTGATCAGTGTTTACGACAAGACCGGGCTTGAGGAGCTCGGTTACGGCCTCGCGGAGGCCGGCGTCGAGATCGTCTCCACAGGGTCCACCGCGGCCCGGCTCAGGGAGGTCGACGTTCCCGTCACGCCGGTTGAGGACGTCACCGGCTTTCCGGAATGCCTGGACGGCCGGGTCAAGACCCTGCACCCGAACGTGCACGCGGGCCTGCTGGCCGACCGCACCCGCGCCGAGCACCGCACCGCGCTCGACGACCTGGGGATCGCTCCGTTCGACCTGGTCGTGGTCAACCTGTATCCGTTCCAGGAGACCGTGGCCTCTGGGGCGTCGCCCGAAGAGTGTGTCGAGAAGATCGATATCGGCGGGCCCGCTATGGTGCGTGCGTCAGCCAAGAACCACACCAGTGTCGCCGTGGTGACCGACCCCGCCGGCTACGACAGCGTGCTCGAAGCGGTGCGCGCCGGCGGGTTCACCCTGGAGCAGCGCAAGCAGCTCGCCGCGCTCGCCTTCGCGCACACCGCTGGCTACGACGCCGCCGTGTCCACCTGGTTCGCCACGCGGTACGCGCCCGACGACGTCGCCGTGCGGACCGGTTGGCCCGCGTTCTACGCCACCGCGTACGAACGTGCGGCCACCCTGCGCTACGGGGAGAACCCGCACCAGGACGCCGCGCTGTACCGGGCCGACGATCCGTCGGGCCCCGGCCTGGCGGGCGCCGAGCAGCTGCACGGCAAGGAGATGTCCTACAACAACTACGTCGACAGCGACGCCGCGCTGCGGTCCGCCTACGACTTCTCCGAGCCATGCGTCGCCATCATCAAGCACGCCAACCCGTGCGGCATCGCGGTGGCCGACGATATCGCCGAGGCTCACCGCAAGGCGCACGCCTGCGACCCCGTCTCGGCCTTCGGCGGGGTCATCGCGACCAACCGCCCGGTGAGCGTGGCCATGGCCGAGCAGGTCGCGGAGATCTTCACCGAGGTGCTCGCGGCACCCGACTTCGACCCGGGAGCCGTGGAGGTACTTACCCGGAAGAAGAACATCCGGCTGCTGGTCGTGGGGCCGCCCGACCGCCGCGCGAAGCCCGAGTTCCACGGGATCAGCGGCGGCTCACTGCTCCAGGCGGCCGACACCATCGACGCGCCGGGAGACGCCCCCGACGCGTGGGAGCTGCGCGCGGGGCCGGCCGCCGACGCCGCGACCTTGGCGGATCTCGCGTTCGCCTGGCGCGCAGTGCGTGCGGTCAAATCCAATGCCATCCTGCTGTCTGTGGATCGCGCGACCGTGGGGGTGGGGATGGGCCAGGTCAACCGGGTCGATTCGGCGCGCCTCGCTGTCACGCGCGCCGGCGACCGGGTCCAGGGTGCGGTCGCGGCCAGCGACGCGTTCTTCCCGTTCCCCGATGGCCTTGAGGTCCTGACGGAAGCGGGCGTGCGGGCCGTGGTCCAGCCGGGCGGATCCGTCCGCGATGACGAGGTCATCGCGGCGGCGGAGCGCGCCGGGGTGACCATGTACCTCACGGGAACCCGGCACTTCTTCCACTAG